TGCCCGTTTCAGAGTGTCAATTGAATATTCCGATGCCATATTCGAGATCAAAAATACTGCAAGCTTTTTCAGCCCTTCAGGGTCCTGAATAGTATGCCTTTCAATAATTTCTTTTTGCAAAGTTTCTTCAAAATACTTCCTGGAAAGCCTGAAATCTCCGCTTTTGATGATCTCCGGAAAGCCGCCGTTTTCAAAATATTGAAGGAACAGGCACAGCATTTCGTCACACCTTGATGGAGTAAGGAAATTGGGTCTTGGTACCCTGAGCCCTTTAAGGGTGAGATATTCTTTAAAGGAAAAAGGCAGCAGCCTGATGATTTTAATCCCATCTGCAAAGCGCGAAGAAATTTCCTTAGATATAATACCGGCGGAAGAAGATGTTACAAATACGCGTGCTCCATCATTTTGAAGGCTGTAAACCCGGTCTCCCCACCCGGGAAGGTAATGGATCTCATCAAGGAAATAAGAAACAGGCACTTCAGGTCTTTCCTTATCATCTATATCTTTTCCTGCAAGTCCTTCCTCATCTTCAGGTCCTTTTATGCAATACTCAGCTGCTATTTCCTTGATTTCCTGGAGGGTTTCGGGTTTCAGGTCTCTAAATCTGCTGTCCTCGAAATTGATGTAAACCTTCAAACCCTGCAAAGAGCCTGCAACCTGCCTCAAAAAAGATGTCTTGCCTGTATGAAGAGGGCCGCAGATAAAATTGACCTCACTCCCATCCAGACAGGGAGAAAACGGAATGATGCGGGGGATTATGTCCGGGCAGTTTTGGAAAAAGGTTTGATTGTCAAGAACCAGGGGAAGGAGTTCAATTCTCTGCATGTGATCATAATAATTTATGAAGTGAAACTATATAGTTATTCTGGCAGATTTGACCTTTTAAATGGACGGACATAAACCGGGCATTTTTATCGCTAGCATTATTTTTTAGATTTTTATCGTTATATTGTTTCTTTAGATTTTTATCGTTATGTTGTTTTTTAGATTTTTATCGTTATGTTGTTTTTTAGAAATTTTAGCAGGATAGTCATAAAGCATTTCAGTCTTTTTTAGGCTCATATACCGTTTTCTTTTTCCCGCATCTTTTGCATAAGAAATATTTTTCTCTTACATTTGAAGAGTAAATATTCAGCCCTCCACTTCTTTCCCACTTATGAACTCCCAGGAAACACAATATGTTTTTCCGTTGAGTTTTTCCGGAAAATTTATTATTTGTCATATCTTTTATATCTGTTTTATCTGCTATTTGTTATATCTGCTATTTGTTATATCCGCTATTTGTTATATCCGCTATTTGTTATATCCATTATATCCGTTATATCTGCTATTTGTACTATCCGTTATATCTGTAATTTGTACTATCTATGCCGCCTGTTAAGCTTATAACAGGTATTTAATACAAATTCAAACTTCACTTTTTTGATTTTTCACATCTACATAAAATTCAGTAAATCCGCAATCCAGACAAACATACACTTTAAATTCGCGCATTGGGCCGGTAAAATAGCATTCACTGTCAGACTCATAACCTATACGTTCTCCAATTATGTGGCCTGGATCGAGATTTTCGCTTCCGCATTTCGGACATTTTCCCTTTTTCATTTTGCATTACTCCACGCATACCGAAGGATAAAACCTGAAAAACAGCTTTTCAGTATAATTAAAAAAATCCATAGAGATTATTCAAATTATTATATATATCCTGAAATGAAAACATATAAAGAAATAAAGATAGATAGTCACCAAATCGGGGAATAAGAAGTTATTGAAAGTGTCGAAGTTATTGAAAGTATCGAATTTATTGAAAACGCCTTTAATACCCTGATTTGATGACTGAAGATTATATTTTCTTTAATATTCAGTAATCTGCCGGCTAAGCTACTGGCTCAGCCTGTATTACTATCTGCAGCCACAGAAGTTCTGGAAACATTTAAAGAATTTTATCTTAAAGAAACACCATTTTAAGTTAAAGAAACTGTAGCATCCACACATATTATTTCCCTCCACTATTTACTAAACGGTTCTTGATCTTTACATATTAAGAAAGTGGGTTCTTAAGGTTATGCAAGTTTTTTCCTGCTAGATTATCCATTAAACCTAACCCTTTATCGACCCCCCCGTCTGGTGTTTTACTCACGGCAACTCTTTTTGAGAAATTTTAGATCGATTTTCATTCAGAAAGGAGCAGATTTAATCGTGGTCGCCAGAGAGTATAAAATAAATAGATATTGATAAATTATATAAATTCACAAGAATAATATTTTCTTATTATTGGTAGACTTGGAAAATCCGCGCAGAAATGCAGCCCGAAATCAAGCTTTCTTTTCCTTTTAATTTAAAAATTATAACCCCAGGAAATACCCGGAAATATCAGGATATTGTTATTCAGCATATTTCCCAGGCGGAAATAAAGGTTCAGGCACATCCAGATCCCCTTTCAGAACTAAATCTCATTAATGCTCTCAAATAAGGCTATCTTGCCCGAAGAAGAGAATACAACACTTTTAAGATACATACAATTTAACTTCAGCTTTTCCTGCAGTAATGAAAAAAATTGAAGAAATTTTTAAAGTAGATTTCTAAGTAAAAAATCCTGTAAAATGACTTAGGAATAAAGAAGATATAATTTCATGATTTTTGTTCTTGATATTGTCTTTAGCAATGACCATGAAGCCATTCCCAAAGTGAATATTTGAAGTTGTATTTTTACCATTCCTTAATCATTTCTGAAAAATAAAAGTTTAGCATACCAATTTGATTAAGCTGGTTTAAACATTTTTTAGTTTAAAATATGTGGAATACAGCCAATTTTTAAAGAATTATACAGGAAGCCTGTAAAAAGAGTCTAAAGCCTGAAAAAGAGTGTATTATGACCAGATGTTATCAGTAAAAATAAGCATAAGCCATAAATTCAAAATATAACAACCCCGGGGACGTGTTCATTATATTTTGAAAGGATGGCTATGAGAAGATTTGTTCAGCTCAGGCAGTTCATTCTGCTTTATTTAACTTCAGAAGAACCAGCCAAAGATGCTGAGGGTTGTCTTTGAATAGATCACTGTTACCTTGCTGTAATAGAGACTGAAAAATCCCATTATATTTTCCTCCTGATTTTATTTGTATATGTCTTTAGTTTATTATCCTGTTTTTTCTGTACATTAGTGGAAAGAATGGAGTTTTTGAGTTAAAATTAGTCATTTAATAGTATAATCACTCCTTACAGTCAAACTCTTTTATCAACCCCCACAATCATATTCTACTCAGTACAATTATTATACATGTTAGTCCGGTTTCACTTCCTGTTTACAGGGAATACAGACTAAACTTTAATTGCCTGAGAGTATAAATAAATATATACTCGCTGGATATATAAAATCAACAGAATTAACGATACTTATCATTAAATAGTCCTTGAGATTTTGGAGAAATAATGCTGTAAATAAATGACTAACTTCTAAATTTAAATTGCCGGTGATAATTTTAACTGTAAATTCCTGAAATAAGTTTTTTATTTGCCTTTTATGCAAAAAAGAGAAAAATAAGGTTTTTAGTGGAAACTGAGGGATTATAAACCCTTTTAACTCAGACAAAAAACTTTAGAGATTTTAAAATCAGCTGAAACGGCAGATAACCCTTTCTAATTATAAACTATTTCAATTGGTTTTTTTTCTTGAAAAGTCCTTCTTCGTTAAGAAGATTTATAATTAGCTATAATATAAATAAGCATGAATTCTTATTTTATATAACTGCCGTCTCCTGAAGAAAAGCCTTTAAATTCAAACTCCCAGCATTCCGATCAATTCTTTAGCCCATTTTAACTTCTTTTTCTTAATCGGATTTACACACGGGTCTTCAAAATCAAACCCTGCAAGCCTGACACTTTTAGCCCTGAAGTTCTGGGCTACAAAAACGCATCGGTCCCCGTCACTGAACCCGCCGAAATTATATACTTTATCGAAGGGCTCTGCCTGGGTGGTCGCAATAAAGCGTTTGAACCTGGGAACGTATTTTTCCAGCTTATCCAGGTTGTCTCCGTGGGCGTGGATAAGGACAATAGAGCCCTGCTCACAGGCAACGATCTCTTTTTCTAGATCAGATTCGGAATTGCCGTCCAGGTCAGTACATATGACCTCAGGCACCCGTCCCATGTCCATAAAAGCAGCAGAAGCTCCGTCGGCTGCAATAATAACAAAAGCTGAAAGATCGATTTTTGAAAGTTCAGCCCTCAGCCCGGGAGCATTTCCACAGGCCAGGACTGGCTTTTCCGAAATCACAGCTTCGAGTTCAGAAAGGCTGACAGTATTTTTCACAGTCAGCATGCTGGAAAGGAACATGGCTGCCTTTTCATCGCCTTCGCGGTCGAACCCGAAGTCTTTAAGAATTCTTTCATATATCGGCTCCCAGGCAGCAAAGTCCATATGTATAACTCCTTTCCTGTTTTTCGTTTCTGAGCTTAGATTTCTTTCTTGAGTTATGTTCCTAAATAAATTTCTAAATTATTTCTTTGCAATTCCCATTTTCATGGCAATGCCTTCCACATCCCAGTCCTTTACAAGGTCTCCGGAAACATCGACCCCGCTGCCGATATCAAATACATCGGCTCTAACCTCTTCTGCGATTAGGTCTTTAAGGGTTTCAACGAGCTTCAATACCCTTTCGTCTTCAATCCGGACAGAAACCTGAATGTTTTCGTCCACAACAAGGTCAAGCTCCTTCCTCATGTCCTGTAGCCTGCGGATTACTTCCCTTGCATACCCTTCAGCTTCGAGCTCGGGAGTAAGGTTTGCATCCACATAAACAGGACCAGCATCGGACTCGGCACTGGCTGTTCCTTCAGGCAGGGTCTCTTTGAAGTTTGCCATTTCCGGACTAACCTTAACAGTGCTTCCATCAGCCAGGGTAAGCTCGAATTCGCCTGCTTCGTCAAAGGCTTTCTTTAGAGCAAAGCCGTCAACTTTCTGCAGGGCAGGGACAACCTTTCCGGCGTCCCTCTTGAATACAGGTCCTATCTTTCCGGGGTCAGGAATAACCTCAAGCCCCAGTTCGTCCCAGCTCTTGCCCACGCCTGTGAGCACAATGTCTTTGGAATTTGTCTGGTCCATAAGGACAGAACGCAGCCTTTCGACAGCTCTTGCTGCATCCTCGCTTTCAGGGGAGACAACAATTCTGGAAACGGGCCACCTGAGTTTTCTTCCTGCCTTCTGGCGGGCGTTTGAGGCAGCTTCCACAATTGAGCGTGCGGTATTCATAGCTTCTTCAAGTTCGGTGTCAAGGTAAGCTTCATTGACCTTCGGCCAGTCGCACATATGGACAGATTCGGGAGCTTTCGGGTCCACGTTCCTGATAAGGTTCTGGTACATTTCTTCAGCCAGGTAGGGCATGAAAGGCGAGATCAGTTTTGTAATGGTTACATAGACCTCGTAAAGCACACAGTAAGCTGCAAGCTTGTCAGGGTCGTCAGCCTCGGTCCAGGTTCTCGGGCGGATAAGCTGGATGTACCAGCGCGAGAGGTCTTCGAGAGTAAAATCAAGGATCTCACGGACTGCTTTGTGCAGCAGGTACCCGCTCATGGCTTCGTCCACAGATTTTACCACGGACTGGGCTCTTGAGAGAATCCACCTGTCTTCTTCGCGCAGGGCATCTCTTACGGAATCAAGGCTGACCTGCATGGGGTCAAAGTTGTCAAGTGCCATGTACGGCAGCGGGAACCTGAAAACGTTCCAGAGGATGTTGATAGAACGGTGTACGGTCTCAACTTCTTCCAGATTAAACTTGAGGTCGTCCCAGGGCGCACTTGAGGAGAGCACGTAAGCGCGCAGGGTATCCGCCCCGAACCTGTCTATAATTTCCAGAGGTGAAATTACGTTTCCAAGGCTCTTGGACATCTTCTTTCCGCCGGCGTCAAGGGTAAACCCGTGCATGAGCACGCTCTTATAAGGAGCCCTTCCAAAGCCGACCATGCTTGCTCCGAGCTGGGAATAGAACCATCCTCTTGTCTGGTCATGCCCTTCGGTAATAAAGTCAGCAGGCCACCATTCATCAAACTGATCCCGGGTCTGCGGGAACTTGAGGGTTGCCCAGGAAGCTACAGCCGAGTCAAACCAGACGTCAAAGACATCTTCAACACGCTTTTTCTCCCCGCCGCACTCACAGGGCACGGTAACTCTGTCCACATAGGGGCGGTGAAGTTCTATATCGCCGTTTAATCCCGCCTTTTCCAGAAGTTCTGCTTTTGTACCTATTACCTCAAGCTTTCCGCATTTTTTGCATTTCCACACAGGAATTGGAATTCCCCAGTAACGCTGCCTGGAAATGCACCAGTCACGTGCGCCCTCAACCCAGGTCCTGAACCTGGCTGAACCTGCCCAGTCAGGGTACCAGTCTACAGCATCAATTTCTTCGAGCATTTTTTCCTTGATTTCGGTAACCTTGAGGAACCACTGCTCAGTTGCAAGGTAGATGATGGGGGTCTTGCAGCGCCAGCAGTGCCCATACCTGTGTGTGACCGTGCCTTCGGCAAGGAGCCTGTTGCGGGCTTTGAGGTCTTCGATTATAATGGGGTTTGCTTCTTTAACGTTCTTGCCGGCATATTCCCCTGCTTCTTCGGTATATGAACCGTTTGAGCCAACGGGACAGAGGATAGGGAGCTTATGCTTTGCTCCGAGGTTGAAGTCGTCCATACCGTGTCCGGGCGCGATATGTACACAGCCTGTATTTTCCACGGTTACGAAGTCTGCAAGGTAAACACCGTGCTTTATCTCGTTCTGGACAGGCACGAGGTCCCCGACAGGGCTTTCGTATTCGAGCTTTGTTAACTCTTCCCCGAGCATAGTCTCAAGCACTTCAAAGTCCGTATACCTGCCCTGCTTGAGGACGTTTTTAATAAGTTCAGTGGCTGCGATAAGGATTTCTTCCGAGCCGTCCTGCCTGATTGCCCTGAATTTGGAGTACTCGTAAGCAGGGTGAACAGCCACTGCCACGTTTGCAGGGATTGTCCAGGGCGTGGTTGTCCAGATGACTATGAAAGTGTTTTCTTCGCCTTTGACCCTGAATTTGACATAGATTGAAGGGTCAGTCCTTTCAGAATATTCGACCTCGGAGTCTGCAATTGCAGTCTCACAGCGCGGGCACCAGTTTACGGAACGCTTGCCCACTTCAAGGAGATCCTTTTCACTTGCCTGCTTGAGAGTCCACCAGGCAGCTTCGATATACTCGTCTTTTAAGGTCATATAGGGGTCTGGCCACTGGAGCCATACTCCGAGCCTCTGGAACTGCTCGGTCATTGCCTGCTTCTGCTTGATAGCGAATTCCTTGCATTTTTCAATAAAGTTCTCTACCCCGAAGCTTTCAATGTCCTTTTTGGACTTGAAGCCGAGAACGCCTTCGACCTTAACCTCAATAGGAAGGCCGTG
This window of the Methanosarcina mazei S-6 genome carries:
- the ileS gene encoding isoleucine--tRNA ligase, with the translated sequence MIKEITAKYDAEQIEKKVTQFWEDSDAYRKTREHRKSGKRLFFVDGPPYTTGHIHLGTAWNKIIKDSILRYYSMNNRYILERPGWDMHGLPIEVKVEGVLGFKSKKDIESFGVENFIEKCKEFAIKQKQAMTEQFQRLGVWLQWPDPYMTLKDEYIEAAWWTLKQASEKDLLEVGKRSVNWCPRCETAIADSEVEYSERTDPSIYVKFRVKGEENTFIVIWTTTPWTIPANVAVAVHPAYEYSKFRAIRQDGSEEILIAATELIKNVLKQGRYTDFEVLETMLGEELTKLEYESPVGDLVPVQNEIKHGVYLADFVTVENTGCVHIAPGHGMDDFNLGAKHKLPILCPVGSNGSYTEEAGEYAGKNVKEANPIIIEDLKARNRLLAEGTVTHRYGHCWRCKTPIIYLATEQWFLKVTEIKEKMLEEIDAVDWYPDWAGSARFRTWVEGARDWCISRQRYWGIPIPVWKCKKCGKLEVIGTKAELLEKAGLNGDIELHRPYVDRVTVPCECGGEKKRVEDVFDVWFDSAVASWATLKFPQTRDQFDEWWPADFITEGHDQTRGWFYSQLGASMVGFGRAPYKSVLMHGFTLDAGGKKMSKSLGNVISPLEIIDRFGADTLRAYVLSSSAPWDDLKFNLEEVETVHRSINILWNVFRFPLPYMALDNFDPMQVSLDSVRDALREEDRWILSRAQSVVKSVDEAMSGYLLHKAVREILDFTLEDLSRWYIQLIRPRTWTEADDPDKLAAYCVLYEVYVTITKLISPFMPYLAEEMYQNLIRNVDPKAPESVHMCDWPKVNEAYLDTELEEAMNTARSIVEAASNARQKAGRKLRWPVSRIVVSPESEDAARAVERLRSVLMDQTNSKDIVLTGVGKSWDELGLEVIPDPGKIGPVFKRDAGKVVPALQKVDGFALKKAFDEAGEFELTLADGSTVKVSPEMANFKETLPEGTASAESDAGPVYVDANLTPELEAEGYAREVIRRLQDMRKELDLVVDENIQVSVRIEDERVLKLVETLKDLIAEEVRADVFDIGSGVDVSGDLVKDWDVEGIAMKMGIAKK
- a CDS encoding 6-hydroxymethylpterin diphosphokinase MptE-like protein, translated to MDFAAWEPIYERILKDFGFDREGDEKAAMFLSSMLTVKNTVSLSELEAVISEKPVLACGNAPGLRAELSKIDLSAFVIIAADGASAAFMDMGRVPEVICTDLDGNSESDLEKEIVACEQGSIVLIHAHGDNLDKLEKYVPRFKRFIATTQAEPFDKVYNFGGFSDGDRCVFVAQNFRAKSVRLAGFDFEDPCVNPIKKKKLKWAKELIGMLGV
- a CDS encoding ATP-binding protein; amino-acid sequence: MQRIELLPLVLDNQTFFQNCPDIIPRIIPFSPCLDGSEVNFICGPLHTGKTSFLRQVAGSLQGLKVYINFEDSRFRDLKPETLQEIKEIAAEYCIKGPEDEEGLAGKDIDDKERPEVPVSYFLDEIHYLPGWGDRVYSLQNDGARVFVTSSSAGIISKEISSRFADGIKIIRLLPFSFKEYLTLKGLRVPRPNFLTPSRCDEMLCLFLQYFENGGFPEIIKSGDFRLSRKYFEETLQKEIIERHTIQDPEGLKKLAVFLISNMASEYSIDTLKRAGGIKDEATVRNYLDYLEEAFLLYRVPMFRHKSEKPDYGKEGENENERESNIPCKVYAGDTGFFKSVFPRYPDSLGLRFENLVFLELLRKGKQVYYFHNTRECDFLIAEKESQKVTAAVQVCLCFGGTAVREREVLGLMEAMEEFGLNEGLILTMDDEEVMEIEGKDGENKRIIINSVWKWMLE